In Rattus norvegicus strain BN/NHsdMcwi chromosome 1, GRCr8, whole genome shotgun sequence, a genomic segment contains:
- the Gvin1 gene encoding GTPase, very large interferon inducible 1 isoform X1, translated as MPFKAMASAKYIPDETQLRSRRRHDLQEMLTEVGLSVDYWLPKHQEELGVTSAQALHYLDKRDLQTQQTWEKRALERLLDLSHPNSVAELHETPEEMIKTRQRQAGQALHALKALQSEGKCREEEAVRRREAELRQAMEIPEECWPVAEVSLKDITEIMEKHLSHMEQTLALSQNLSDGDLVRWASGGLALQGIYKSSHQKSLIQKREELLSVPKQFSLVGPERGMWIETKEFSSFQEQATFTHTIEMLGFSPNSLVKGEGWGLSLEAGMGQNKQTETDDTHKSHSEQSYFCSAKFSYVPLATCHFHINHLQLSKAALQELKSIEELLEQTTHPDGFPLLRHRTENFFHRFGSHANQGPLHLGGIYCWKAISEGFKSEQLDDVKKQAEESLNMYIKGSYSGFGVKVGASVNMSDSHSKTASQSTTHENLKTKVQLSVAQTGGPAEANGIAQWTAGLVASNQTWSVIDRGLQLVPIWDIILSSHRTDFKDALQVANCLKDNYTALTGLAAQIQEGEEFLTAREEARLFLEDVKCWEVSDPEEQLNTLIHFMQTLSQKIKSYTIWINTCLTDWNLQNFLISIVNFCKNVPTNIIQFIKSQLCSLLEPHVYKVTNFPGAQYIIEWTNQSESKEEDIKITSFSEFIRTLKKTHTTLMEVNFKSESPETVEEAKRTATYEVTTALSSFMKYLRETEQPDMQLLVLTIAAGAGYQLVNSIFQHLLGCNELNFLVDQMQSNQHKYQELKNICNYRAQAFLVLTALRTTVEITDISTDDKEQRLTLIKQHMGKLLSEEVAHILTKHGAHHDWENLENDLRLLIDGDYKATTPPLEMDEVKKQLQSLCHEKKQTYKQQSNDNNTKEMIENGPFLDLLQRLGLDHYYPKRMSRADFHLLYKTSVYNSQPRSEKELPFYFLQKLLMLDYGLRHLVFKNDENIKKQISIGSDDYENEDFDPYEDVIKDNDSLSYPSATESWPHIHPMDIQMAIFHCADDLTKQYILSKLSICQYALPLVVPNPNNSQIEFYLWSLRQIRKSWQESSESLQDQSYSHKNQQICRVSTPIVSFIRVGNGLSASKSQIMNSLLSKRKHDVFFHRHCRGSNKNCLMMEGVVEICWFCPAGQGEDIFDKCLTFTNLHGDAKEHCQQLTFLQDVSSLIVILMSASDNNKENQNFVRHLCQSPRPLICLIDDKEKVIANNSGKRMRIGIKNRNEAELTEELTNAIKHFLELSNTALSLEDCSQIARKQGFLIDEDQRDCKEAKEKAQIMMALLEECKLSQTKENLLPLQGQLWHLWCKKDKEFYHLREKGNRSIEQHKSEIETDKRTIRHQQLEKAFPLNDLMRSVLQLLQEYSETHNNLYFLQWLTLFFDNLTTEHLEKLHEKQRSLWLMVQREKQRAQKNSSLTLWQDQIETISTEIHDCTLGTEHLLREVGQIYEALEETSSSIENLSVCLPQIAADLMIAGVPIELMDGDASYVPLKWVAAVFDKISEKVGDKRLFVLSVLGLQSSGKSTLLNALFGLQFTVSAGRCTKGAYMQLLKVEETFTEELGFDFVLVVDTEGLRAPELNNKSKNWDHELATFVIGLGNLTLINIFGENPSEIQDILQISVQAFLRMKQVKISPSCLFVHQNVGEVTVKDQTMEGRRRLEQKLDEMTALAAKLEECSNVTQFSDVIKFDANTHVYYFAHLWDGNPPMAPPNLRYSYNVQELRNAILSTAQQESRGRILKISNVKFRVQDLWKALVTENFIFSFRNTQELLAMSKLETMYNHWTWELRSHVLDLQNQLNNQIQNGKISTLTFSLLEDPLSKKYKTIKQEFDKYFEEDPDSETLVQWKANFEHKLLILKDALISDTRRKGDEFISLKRSQETLNNQKSQYENELLERSRKLALSVNGKELTDEELYEKFNQLWTNWIHNVSSNVPHVTEPNIDLDSENILLEYFNKDKNIGERLKIKSGENFEIIYAKHIQMKKIYGVLPESLETYHKESINEITNNIDLKVTEALKNIWKQKRDYSQNYFHEILRIIENELKSEHCVKDYTFTRDYNIDLSLCLFQRASKEFKEIHEAFKSANDPVNYLERKKDDFFMSFKISCQGATSITSFVDFLWLKLTPAISVTIWEIIGPKVAGDMQATFPEFNGNRANLERHILYSLAEEENFDKYWQYLHHPEAFFRNYIRDHIRRYCLEKKGKKIKTFLKISLGDIKTAILSAIHESTAVAKDKGSTASGWLDLFCDHLGSNLVFPRRDLVSIEHQEITDTEFLKEAMSTALDPAMRKVEEDCSSKQMDEIIPDIEKILSEHLCGCWKQCPFCKAICTNTIPQHEGDHSVQFHRPQAVSGWHKHKTDYFVIDCCTSSVASNHSFILHDLQKFPYKKYREAGGDFAMWSITPDSSTQPYWKWFVCHFKSELENKYGKKFINLGSIPDLWTKITKQDVLDDLRNNTCHKYDTRWAADFSL; from the coding sequence AGCCATGGCATCAGCAAAGTACATCCCTGATGAGACTCAGCTAAGAAGCAGAAGGAGGCACGATCTCCAGGAGATGCTGACAGAAGTGGGACTGTCTGTTGACTACTGGCTGCCTAAGCATCAGGAAGAGCTGGGTGTGACCTCTGCTCAGGCTTTACACTATTTAGACAAAAGAGACCTCCAGACACAACAAACATGGGAGAAAAGGGCTCTGGAGAGACTGCTTGACCTCTCACACCCAAATAGTGTTGCAGAGCTGCACGAGACACCAGAGGAGATGATAAAgaccaggcagaggcaggcaggacagGCACTGCACGCTCTGAAAGCCTTGCAGTCAGAAGGGAAGTGCAGAGAAGAAGAGGCAGTGAGGAGAAGAGAAGCAGAGCTGAGGCAAGCAATGGAGATCCCTGAGGAGTGTTGGCCAGTGGCTGAAGTATCCCTAAAAGACATCACTGAGATAATGGAGAAACATCTCAGTCACATGGAACAGACCTTGGCTCTCAGTCAAAACCTCTCAGATGGAGACCTGGTAAGATGGGCATCTGGAGGGCTGGCCCTGCAGGGAATTTATAAGAGCAGCCACCAAAAAAGCCTGATTCAGAAGAGAGAAGAGCTACTCAGTGTCCCTAAGCAGTTCTCACTTGTTGGCCCAGAACGTGGCATGTGGATAGAAACAAAGGAATTTTCATCTTTTCAAGAACAAGCCACATTTACACACACTATAGAGATGCTGGGTTTCAGCCCAAACTCCTTGGTTAAAGGCGAAGGTTGGGGACTTAGTCTAGAAGCTGGTATgggtcaaaacaaacaaacagaaactgaCGATACCCACAAATCACATTCAGAGCAATCTTATTTCTGCTCAGCCAAGTTCAGCTATGTCCCATTGGCCACCTGCCATTTTCACATCAATCATCTTCAGCTCTCCAAGGCTGCTCTCCAGGAACTAAAAAGTATTGAAGAGCTCCTGGAACAGACTACACACCCAGATGGATTCCCCTTACTGAGGCACAGGACTGAAAACTTTTTCCACAGGTTTGGCTCTCATGCTAACCAAGGTCCACTGCACCTGGGGGGAATCTACTGCTGGAAAGCCATTTCAGAAGGTTTCAAAAGTGAGCAATTGGATGATGTAAAGAAGCAAGCAGAAGAGTCTTTGAATATGTACATAAAAGGCAGCTATAGTGGCTTCGGAGTTAAAGTTGGTGCAAGTGTAAATATGTCAGACTCACATTCAAAAACAGCATCTCAGAGTACAACTCATGAGAACCTGAAAACCAAGGTGCAACTATCTGTAGCACAGACAGGTGGACCAGCAGAAGCAAATGGAATTGCCCAGTGGACAGCTGGTCTTGTAGCTAGCAATCAAACCTGGTCTGTCATTGATAGGGGACTCCAATTGGTACCTATTTGGGACATCATCCTGTCCAGTCACAGGACTGATTTTAAGGATGCCCTTCAAGTGGCTAACTGCCTAAAAGACAACTACACTGCTCTGACTGGACTCGCTGCCCAGATTCAAGAAGGAGAAGAATTTCTTACTGCTAGAGAAGAAGCTAGACTTTTCCTAGAGGATGTGAAATGCTGGGAGGTTTCTGATCCTGAAGAACAGCTTAATACATTAATacattttatgcaaacattgagtcaaaaaataaaaagttatacCATTTGGATTAATACATGCCTCACAGATTGGAATCTGCAGAATTTTCTAATAAGTATTGTCAACTTCTGCAAAAATGTACCCACTAATATAATTCAGTTTATTAAATCTCAATTGTGCAGCCTTCTAGAACCTCATGTCTACAAAGTGACAAACTTTCCCGGGGCACAATACATCATAGAGTGGACCAATCAGTCAGAGTCAaaggaagaggacatcaaaaTCACCTCATTTTCTGAATTCATTAGGACTTTAAAGAAAACTCACACAACCCTGATGGAGGTAAATTTCAAAAGTGAGTCTCCAGAAACAGTGGAAGAAGCAAAAAGAACGGCTACATATGAGGTCACCACAGCCCTCAGCTCCTTCATGAAGTACCTCAGAGAAACAGAGCAGCCAGACATGCAGCTGCTGGTACTCACCATTGCAGCTGGTGCAGGCTATCAGTTGGTAAACAGCATTTTTCAGCATCTTCTAGGGTGTAATGAGTTAAACTTCCTCGTGGATCAAATGCAAAGTAATCAACACAAATACCAAGAGCTTAAAAATATTTGCAATTACAGAGCCCAGGCATTCCTGGTGCTCACAGCTCTAAGAACCACAGTTGAAATCACAGATATTTCTACAGATGATAAAGAACAACGTTTGACATTAATAAAACAACATATGGGAAAACTGTTGTCTGAAGAAGTTGCACATATTCTTACAAAACATGGAGCACATCATGACTGGGAAAATCTGGAGAATGATTTGAGATTACTCATTGATGGGGACTATAAAGCCACCACCCCGCCTTTAGAAATGGATGAGGTAAAAAAACAATTGCAAAGTCTCTGCCATGAAAAGAAGCAGACTTATAAACAACAAAGTAATGACAACAACACAAAGGAAATGATAGAAAATGGACCTTTCCTAGATTTACTCCAACGGCTAGGCCTAGACCATTACTACCCAAAAAGAATGAGCAGAGCTGACTTCCATCTGCTCTACAAGACCTCTGTGTACAATTCACAGCCGAGATCTGAAAAGGAACTTCCATTTTATTTCCTACAAAAGCTACTGATGTTGGATTATGGGTTGAGACATCTTGTCTTcaaaaatgatgaaaacataaaaaaacagaTCTCCATAGGTTCCGACGATTACGAAAATGAAGATTTTGATCCATATGAAGATGTCATTAAAGACAATGATAGTCTTAGCTATCCTTCGGCCACTGAGTCCTGGCCCCATATTCACCCAATGGATATCCAGATGGCCATTTTTCATTGTGCAGATGATCTTACCAAGCAATATATTTTGTCCAAACTTTCCATTTGTCAATATGCACTTCCCCTTGTGGTGCCAAATCCCAACAATTCTCAGATTGAATTTTATCTCTGGTCTCTCAGACAAATTAGGAAGAGTTGGCAAGAATCAAGTGAATCACTACAAGACCAGAGCTACAGTCACAAGAATCAGCAGATATGTCGAGTCTCTACCCCTATCGTGTCCTTCATTAGAGTAGGAAATGGCCTCTCTGCTTCCAAATCTCAGATCATGAACTCTCTCCTCAGTAAACGTAAACATGATGTGTTTTTTCACAGACACTGTAGAGGAAGCAACAAAAACTGCCTCATGATGGAGGGAGTGGTGGAAATCTGCTGGTTCTGTCCTGCAGGCCAAGGTGAAGACATATTTGACAAGTGTCTGACCTTCACCAATCTTCATGGAGATGCCAAGGAACATTGCCAACAACTCACCTTCCTGCAAGATGTCTCTTCCCTCATTGTGATCCTCATGTCAGCTTCtgataacaataaagaaaaccaaaactttGTCAGACACCTCTGTCAGTCACCAAGACCCTTGATCTGCTTGATTGATGACAAAGAAAAAGTCATAGCAAATAATTCTGGTAAAAGAATGAGAATTGGCATCAAGAATAGAAATGAGGCAGAATTAACAGAGGAGCTCACAAATGCCATCAAACATTTTCTAGAGCTCTCTAATACTGCTCTCAGTTTAGAGGACTGTTCACAGATAGCTAGAAAACAAGGATTCCTTATTGATGAAGACCAGAGGGACTGCAAGGAAGCCAAAGAAAAGGCACAGATTATGATGGCCCTCCTGGAGGAATGCAAGTTATCTCagacaaaagaaaatttactacCCCTACAAGGACAACTTTGGCACCTTTGGTGTAAGAAAGACAAAGAATTCTATCATCTGAGAGAAAAGGGGAATAGGAGCATTGAACAACACAAGAGTGAGATTGAGACAGACAAAAGAACAATTCGACATCAGCAATTGGAAAAAGCCTTTCCCCTCAATGATTTGATGCGCTCTGTTCTTCAACTCCTCCAAGAATATTCAGAAACCCATAACAATCTCTACTTTTTGCAGTGGCTGACTCTGTTTTTTGACAACCTGACTACAGAACACCTGGAAAAGTTGCACGAAAAGCAGAGATCTTTGTGGTTAATGGtgcaaagagaaaagcaaagagcACAGAAGAACAGCTCCCTGACACTCTGGCAGGATCAAATAGAAACAATCTCCACTGAGATTCATGACTGTACTTTAGGAACTGAGCATCTTCTCCGAGAAGTTGGCCAGATCTATGAAGCTCTGGAAGAAACTTCTTCCTCTATAGAAAACCTTTCTGTCTGCCTCCCTCAAATTGCTGCAGATCTGATGATAGCTGGGGTTCCCATTGAGCTGATGGATGGGGATGCGTCTTATGTCCCTCTAAAGTGGGTAGCAGCTGTTTTTGACAAGATCTCAGAGAAAGTTGGAGACAAAAGGCTGTTTGTTCTCTCTGTCCTTGGCCTGCAGAGCTCAGGGAAGTCTACCCTGCTGAATGCCCTGTTTGGCCTACAGTTCACAGTCAGCGCAGGCAGGTGTACCAAGGGGGCCTACATGCAACTTCTGAAGGTGGAAGAGACATTCACAGAAGAACTTGGCTTTGACTTTGTGCTTGTTGTAGACACAGAAGGACTTCGAGCTCCAGAACTAAACAATAAATCCAAAAATTGGGACCATGAGTTGGCAACCTTTGTGATTGGCCTTGGAAACTTGACTCTGATCAATATTTTTGGGGAGAATCCATCAGAAATTCAAGACATCCTACAAATATCTGTTCAAGCATTTCTGAGAATGAAACAAGTGAAAATCTCTCCCAGTTGCCTCTTTGTTCATCAAAATGTGGGCGAAGTTACTGTAAAAGACCAAACTATGGAAGGAAGAAGGCGACTGGAGCAAAAACTGGATGAAATGACAGCATTGGCTGCTAAGTTGGAAGAGTGCTCAAACGTAACCCAATTCAGTGATGTAATTAAGTTTGATGCCAATACTCATGTCTACTATTTTGCTCACCTCTGGGATGGCAATCCTCCAATGGCTCCTCCCAATCTTCGTTATAGCTACAATGTCCAGGAACTAAGGAATGCTATTCTTTCAACTGCCCAGCAAGAATCTAGGGGAAGGATCTTGAAAATCTCCAATGTCAAATTCCGAGTTCAAGATCTGTGGAAAGCCCTAGTCACTGAGAACTTCATTTTCAGTTTCAGGAACACCCAAGAGCTCCTTGCCATGAGCAAACTGGAAACCATGTATAACCACTGGACCTGGGAGCTGAGGAGTCATGTACTGGATTTACAGAATCAGCTGAACAATCAGATTCAAAATGGGAAAATCTCGACACTCACATTCAGTTTACTAGAGGATCCACTTAGCAAGAAATATAAAACCATCAAACAAGAATTTGACAAATATTTTGAAGAAGACCCAGATAGTGAAACATTGGTTCAGTGGAAAGCAAATTTTGAGCATAAGCTACTAATCCTTAAAGATGCACTTATTTCAGACACCAGAAGGAAAGGCGATGAATTTATCAGTCTTAAGAGAAGCCAGGAAACACTAAATAATCAAAAGTCACAATATGAAAATGAATTGTTAGAGAGAAGCCGAAAGTTAGCTTTAAGTGTGAATGGTAAGGAATTAACTGATGAAGAGTTGTATGAGAAATTCAATCAACTTTGGACAAATTGGATCCACAATGTATCTTCGAATGTTCCTCATGTCACAGAGCCTAACATTGACTTGGATTCTGAAAATATCCTTCTTGAATACttcaataaagataaaaatattggGGAAAGACTAAAAATAAAGTCTGGAGAAAATTTTGAAATCATTTATGCCAAACATatccaaatgaaaaaaatatatggtGTATTACCAGAAAGCTTAGAAACCTATCATAAGGAATCTATCAATGAGATTACTAATAATATCGATTTAAAAGTTACTGAAGCACTGAAAAATATTTGGAAACAAAAGCGTGATTACAGTCAGAATTATTTTCATGAAATCTTAAGGATCATAGAAAATGAGCTGAAATCTGAACACTGTGTGAAAGACTACACATTTACCAGAGATTACAACATCGACTTATCCTTGTGCTTATTCCAAAGAGCATCCAAGGAATTCAAGGAAATACACGAGGCATTCAAGAGTGCGAATGACCCTGTGAACTatctggagagaaagaaagatgatttCTTTATGAGTTTTAAGATCTCCTGCCAGGGTGCCACCTCCATCACATCCTTTGTTGACTTCCTATGGCTCAAGCTCACTCCTGCTATCTCTGTCACCATATGGGAAATAATAGGTCCTAAAGTAGCTGGAGACATGCAAGCCACCTTCCCTGAATTCAATGGAAATAGAGCTAACCTGGAGAGACATATTCTCTACTCTCTAGCAGAAgaagaaaattttgataaatactgGCAATACCTTCATCATCCAGAAGCATTTTTCAGGAATTACATTAGAGACCACATTAGAAGATACTGTTtagaaaaaaaaggtaaaaaaataaagacttttttaaaaataagtttgggCGACATCAAGACTGCCATCCTGTCTGCCATTCATGAGTCCACAGCAGTGGCTAAAGATAAAGGCAGCACTGCATCTGGCTGGCTGGATTTGTTCTGTGACCATCTAGGGAGCAACCTGGTCTTCCCAAGGAGAGACCTGGTAAGCATCGAGCACCAGGAGATAACGGACACTGAGTTTCTCAAAGAAGCCATGAGCACAGCTTTGGATCCTGCAATGAGGAAAGTAGAAGAGGACTGTTCaagtaagcaaatggatgaaatcATTCCTGACATTGAGAAAATTCTCTCTGAACATCTCTGTGGCTGCTGGAAACAGTGTCCTTTTTGTAAAGCAATTTGTACAAACACCATTCCTCAACATGAAGGAGACCACAGTGTGCAATTCCACCGTCCTCAGGCTGTCAGTGGTTGGCATAAGCATAAAACAGACTACTTTGTCATTGACTGTTGTACCAGTTCAGTAGCAAgtaatcattcatttattttacacgACCTCCAGAAATTCCCATACAAGAAATACAGAGAAGCAGGAGGTGATTTTGCCATGTGGAGCATCACCCCAGACTCATCTACCCAACCATATTGGAAATGGTTTGTCTGTCACTTCAAATCAGAGCTAGAAAATAAATATGGCAAAAAATTTATAAATCTAGGCAGTATTCCAGATTTATGGACCAAAATTACAAAGCAAGACGTACTGGATGACTTGAGAAACAATACTTGCCACAAATATGACACTAGATGGGCTGCAGATTTTTCACTTTAA